A portion of the Musa acuminata AAA Group cultivar baxijiao chromosome BXJ1-1, Cavendish_Baxijiao_AAA, whole genome shotgun sequence genome contains these proteins:
- the LOC103974403 gene encoding 3-hydroxy-3-methylglutaryl-coenzyme A reductase 3, protein MDVRRRLPPSSAAAARARRHAKPAPTNQVQASDALPLPIRHTNLLFSALFAASLVFLMRRWREKVRLSSPLHVVDLAEITAIVGLVASLIYLISFFGIAFVQSIVSSNDEEDDFILSPAAPAPTPASAPAPKLCSLLGSTDSAEKLPEVTADDEEIIASVVAGKTPSYVLESKLGDCRRAAGIRREALRRTTGRAMEGLPLDGFDYASILGQCCELPVGYVQLPVGIAGPLLLDGRQYYVPMATTEGCLVASTNRGCKAIMESGGASSVVLRDGMTRAPALRLPSARRAAELKAYMEEPNNFETISLMFNKSSRFARLQDVHCALAGRNLYMRFSCSTGDAMGMNMVSKGVQNVLDYLQSDFPDMDVISISGNFCADKKPAAVNWIEGRGKSVVCEAIIKEEVVKKVLKTNVPALVELNMIKNLAGSAVAGALGGFNAHASNIVSAVFIATGQDPAQNVESSHCITMMEATNDGKDLHVSVTMPSIEVGTVGGGTQLASQAACLDLLGVKGASMESPGANARLLATIVAGAVLAGELSLMSALAAGQLVKSHMKYNRSGKDLSKRVP, encoded by the exons ATGGACGTCCGCCGAAGGCTGCCTCCgagctccgccgccgccgcccgggCTCGTCGGCACGCCAAACCGGCGCCCACGAACCAGGTGCAGGCATCGGATGCCCTCCCCCTCCCGATCCGCCACACCAACCTCCTCTTCTCCGCACTTTTCGCTGCCTCCCTCGTCTTCCTCATGCGGCGGTGGCGAGAGAAGGTCCGCCTCTCCTCCCCTCTCCACGTCGTCGACCTCGCCGAGATAACTGCCATCGTCGGCCTGGTCGCCTCCCTCATTTACCTCATCAGCTTCTTCGGCATCGCCTTCGTCCAATCCATTGTCTCCTCCAACGACGAGGAGGACGACTTCATCCTCTCCCCCGCCGCCCCCGCTCCCACCCCGGCTTCGGCTCCCGCCCCCAAGCTCTGCTCCCTTCTCGGCTCCACCGATTCCGCCGAGAAGCTGCCCGAGGTCACCGCCGACGACGAGGAGATCATCGCCTCCGTCGTCGCCGGAAAGACCCCCTCCTACGTCCTGGAGTCGAAGCTGGGAGACTGCCGGAGAGCCGCCGGGATCCGGCGGGAGGCGCTGAGGCGGACCACGGGGAGGGCCATGGAGGGACTGCCGTTGGACGGCTTCGACTACGCCTCCATTCTCGGGCAGTGCTGCGAGCTGCCGGTAGGGTACGTGCAGCTGCCGGTGGGGATCGCGGGGCCGCTGCTTCTCGATGGAAGGCAGTACTACGTGCCCATGGCGACCACCGAGGGTTGCCTGGTGGCGAGCACCAACAGGGGCTGTAAGGCCATCATGGAGTCCGGAGGGGCCTCCAGCGTGGTGCTTAGGGACGGCATGACCAGAGCGCCTGCCCTGAGGTTGCCGTCGGCGAGGCGTGCAGCGGAGCTCAAGGCCTATATGGAGGAACCCAACAACTTCGAGACCATCTCCCTGATGTTCAACAA ATCGAGCAGGTTTGCCAGGCTCCAGGATGTCCATTGTGCACTGGCCGGGAGGAATCTCTACATGAGATTCAGTTGCAGCACAGGAGATGCCATGGGGATGAACATGGTCTCCAAGGGTGTCCAGAACGTCTTGGACTATCTGCAGAGTGACTTCCCAGACATGGACGTGATCAGTATCTCTG GTAATTTCTGTGCCGACAAGAAGCCAGCTGCTGTGAATTGGATTGAAGGACGAGGCAAATCTGTGGTTTGTGAGGCGATCATAAAGGAGGAGGTGGTCAAGAAGGTTCTCAAGACGAATGTACCGGCATTGGTAGAACTCAACATGATTAAGAATCTTGCCGGATCTGCAGTTGCTGGAGCTCTCGGAGGATTCAACGCTCATGCCAGCAACATTGTCTCCGCAGTCTTCATTGCCACGGGCCAAGATCCTGCTCAGAATGTGGAGAGCTCCCACTGCATCACCATGATGGAAGCAACAAATGATGGAAAGGATCTCCATGTCTCTGTTACTATGCCGTCCATCGAG GTGGGCACGGTGGGTGGCGGGACTCAGCTGGCCTCTCAGGCAGCCTGTCTGGACCTGCTTGGCGTGAAAGGTGCGAGCATGGAATCGCCCGGGGCCAATGCAAGGCTTCTGGCCACCATCGTAGCCGGTGCTGTCCTAGCTGGGGAGCTGTCCCTGATGTCGGCTCTCGCTGCGGGCCAGCTCGTGAAGAGTCACATGAAATACAACAGATCCGGCAAAGACCTCTCCAAACGTGTTCCATGA